A DNA window from Castanea sativa cultivar Marrone di Chiusa Pesio chromosome 7, ASM4071231v1 contains the following coding sequences:
- the LOC142641974 gene encoding MADS-box protein FBP24 isoform X1, translating into MGRRRVSISRIENRTTRHVTFAKRRVGLFKKTHELSVLCDAQIGIVVFSSSGKLYEYCSDTSGMEHIIRRYKIATGTDQIPESNDQLGQMHGELKRMQRETLSLELNLQRYTGEDLNSVQFGDLHELEEKLENSVNKVRERMFELLQQQIDNLRRKGKMLHDENEHMCHLIQLRENQVALEHQAALDQHQQMAMVAKTEDRRRVLESFPFSVEEQPSCGLPQVPPIFNPYRLQPTQPNLQDFSLHLPDYV; encoded by the exons ATGGGACGGAGAAGGGTGTCAATCTCAAGGATAGAGAACCGAACCACAAGACACGTCACCTTTGCAAAACGAAGAGTAGGGTTGTTTAAGAAAACCCATGAACTTTCTGTGCTGTGTGATGCCCAAATTGGAATCGTGGTCTTCTCAAGCTCTGGAAAGTTGTATGAGTACTGCAGTGACACATCTGG CATGGAACATATCATAAGAAGGTACAAGATTGCAACAGGGACTGATCAAATTCCAGAAAGCAATGACCAGCTG GGGCAGATGCATGGTGAGTTGAAAAGGATGCAAAGAGAAACCTTGAGCCTTGAATTGAATTTGCAACGTTACACTGGTGAGGACTTGAATTCTGTACAATTTGGAGATTTACATGAACTTGAGGAAAAGCTGGAAAACTCAGTCAACAAAGTTCGAGAAAGAATG TTCGAGCTCTTACAACAACAGATTGACAATCTTCGAAGGAAG GGGAAAATGCTTCACGATGAAAATGAACATATGTGCCATCTG ATTCAGCTTAGGGAGAATCAGGTAGCTTTGGAGCATCAGGCAGCATTAGATCAACATCAGCAAATGGCCATGGTAGCTAAGACTGAGGATCGTCGACGCGTATTGGAATCATTCCCATTCTCTGTAGAAGAGCAACCTAGTTGTGGTCTTCCTCAGGTGCCTCCAATCTTTAATCCATATCGTCTACAGCCTACTCAGCCCAACCTTCAAGATTTCAGTCTCCACCTCCCCGACTATG TTTGA
- the LOC142641974 gene encoding MADS-box protein FBP24 isoform X2, translating to MGRRRVSISRIENRTTRHVTFAKRRVGLFKKTHELSVLCDAQIGIVVFSSSGKLYEYCSDTSGMEHIIRRYKIATGTDQIPESNDQLMHGELKRMQRETLSLELNLQRYTGEDLNSVQFGDLHELEEKLENSVNKVRERMFELLQQQIDNLRRKGKMLHDENEHMCHLIQLRENQVALEHQAALDQHQQMAMVAKTEDRRRVLESFPFSVEEQPSCGLPQVPPIFNPYRLQPTQPNLQDFSLHLPDYV from the exons ATGGGACGGAGAAGGGTGTCAATCTCAAGGATAGAGAACCGAACCACAAGACACGTCACCTTTGCAAAACGAAGAGTAGGGTTGTTTAAGAAAACCCATGAACTTTCTGTGCTGTGTGATGCCCAAATTGGAATCGTGGTCTTCTCAAGCTCTGGAAAGTTGTATGAGTACTGCAGTGACACATCTGG CATGGAACATATCATAAGAAGGTACAAGATTGCAACAGGGACTGATCAAATTCCAGAAAGCAATGACCAGCTG ATGCATGGTGAGTTGAAAAGGATGCAAAGAGAAACCTTGAGCCTTGAATTGAATTTGCAACGTTACACTGGTGAGGACTTGAATTCTGTACAATTTGGAGATTTACATGAACTTGAGGAAAAGCTGGAAAACTCAGTCAACAAAGTTCGAGAAAGAATG TTCGAGCTCTTACAACAACAGATTGACAATCTTCGAAGGAAG GGGAAAATGCTTCACGATGAAAATGAACATATGTGCCATCTG ATTCAGCTTAGGGAGAATCAGGTAGCTTTGGAGCATCAGGCAGCATTAGATCAACATCAGCAAATGGCCATGGTAGCTAAGACTGAGGATCGTCGACGCGTATTGGAATCATTCCCATTCTCTGTAGAAGAGCAACCTAGTTGTGGTCTTCCTCAGGTGCCTCCAATCTTTAATCCATATCGTCTACAGCCTACTCAGCCCAACCTTCAAGATTTCAGTCTCCACCTCCCCGACTATG TTTGA
- the LOC142643717 gene encoding cyclin-dependent kinase D-3-like, producing the protein MTELDFSKKVADRYLKREVLGEGTYGVVYKAIDTKTGQTVAIKKIRLGKQKEGVNFTALREIKLLKELKDPNIIELIDAFPHKGNLHLVFEFMETDLEAVIRDRNIFLSPADIKSYLQMTLKGLAICHKKWVLHRDMKPNNLLIGSNGQLKLADFGLARIFGSPDRKFTHQVFARWYRAPELLFGTKQYGSGVDVWAAACIFAELLLRRPFLQGSSDIDQLGKIFAAFGTPTPSQWPDMVYLPDYVEYQYVPSPTLRSLFPMASDDALDLLSKMFTYDPKSRISVQQALEHRYFSSAPPPTNPDKLPRPAPKRESRASDSHDGPTVLSPPRKSRRVMPERDGFEGNAYQVDKVDDHVGEMRQAAGENTSRNEPVPMSIDFSIFGAKPPNRPTINSADRTHLKRKLDLEFQHPE; encoded by the exons atgacggAGCTCGATTTCTCAAAGAAAGTCGCCGATAGGTATCTGAAGCGCGAAGTTCTTGGAGAAGGTACCTATGGAGTCGTCTACAAAGCCATTGATACTAAG ACAGGACAGACAGTTGCAATTAAAAAGATTCGGCTTGGGAAGCAAAAGGAAGGGGTAAATTTTACGGCACTTAGAGAAATTAAACTTCTCAAAGAACTCAAAGATCCGAATATAATTGAGTTAATCGACGCGTTCCCTCACAAGGGTAATTTGCATCTTGTGTTTGAGTTCATGGAGACAGACCTTGAAGCTGTTATCCGTGACCGGAATATATTTCTTTCTCCAGCTGACATAAAATCATACCTTCAAATGACACTCAAAGGACTTGCTATTTGCCACAAGAAATGGGTTTTACATAG GGATATGAAACCAAACAACTTGTTGATAGGATCTAATGGACAGCTCAAACTTGCAGATTTTGGTTTAGCACGAATATTTGGGAGCCCAGATCGCAAGTTTACTCACCAG GTCTTTGCGCGATGGTATAGAGCACCTGAGTTGTTGTTTGGTACCAAGCAATATGGCTCTGGGGTGGATGTTTGGGCTGCAGCATGCATATTTGCTGAACTTCTCTTGCGTCGACCTTTTCTGCAg GGTTCAAGTGACATTGATCAATTGGGAAAAATCTTTGCTGCATTTGGGACTCCAACACCTTCTCAGTGGCCCGATATGGTATACCTTCCTGATTACGTGGAGTATCAATACGTTCCTTCTCCCACTTTACGGTCACTGTTTCCAATGGCTAGTGATGATGCCCTAGATCTGTTATCAAAGATGTTTACTTATGATCCTAAATCTAGAATATCTGTGCAGCAGGCATTAGAGCATCG GTACTTTTCATCTGCGCCTCCACCTACAAACCCAGATAAACTCCCTAGACCTGCACCGAAGAGGGAATCTAGGGCCTCAGATTCACATGATGGTCCTACTGTCTTATCACCTCCAAGAAAGTCCAGGCGAGTGATGCCAGAACGTGATGGTTTTGAGGGAAATGCATACCAAGTAGATAAGGTTGATGATCATGTTGGTGAAATGAGACAGGCAGCTGGTGAAAATACAAGCAGGAATGAACCAGTACCAATGTCAATAGATTTTTCTATCTTTGGAGCAAAACCTCCAAATAGACCTACCATTAACAG TGCTGACAGGACAcatttgaaaaggaaattaGATCTTGAATTCCAACACCCTGAGTAA